One Arthrobacter sp. FW306-07-I genomic window carries:
- a CDS encoding MFS transporter, with the protein MSGRVLSRIPKSWVLLACIGLLALNLRGPFVAVAPLVDLMQAELHFSPVMLGLLTSIPVLCFSLAAPLASLAARKFGAEFAVTLTILGVLAGVLVRSAGGPVLVVAGTVVLGVAITVGNIAVPLIIRRDFAPRRQGTAMGIYTAALNIGSFLTSVIMAPLAAATGWRVALASVAVLAVAAVVVWVLAVGPRTAFLAEAEDGGDAPLARVGGSGWITFGLTAGFGGQAFSYYGVTAWLPSYLHDELGMSAAEAGAASSIFQILAIVGGLGVPFAAKYMSTTAVAVTLGALWLPVPVGLLLAPQLWWLWSTSGGIAQGGGITLIFIAIIKLARDQASAGRMSATVQGLGYCLGAVAPPLVGFVHDSAESWTPALLVILVSVLTFFVSTTLSVRKVPKGR; encoded by the coding sequence GTGAGCGGCCGCGTCCTGTCCCGCATTCCGAAAAGCTGGGTCCTGCTGGCCTGCATCGGCCTGCTTGCGCTGAACCTCCGCGGCCCTTTCGTCGCCGTCGCACCCCTGGTGGACCTCATGCAGGCGGAACTGCATTTTTCGCCGGTCATGCTGGGGCTGCTGACCAGCATCCCCGTCCTCTGCTTCTCGCTCGCGGCTCCCTTGGCGTCCCTTGCGGCCCGGAAATTCGGTGCCGAGTTCGCCGTTACGCTGACCATCCTGGGAGTCCTGGCCGGCGTGCTGGTGCGCTCCGCCGGGGGCCCGGTGCTGGTGGTGGCCGGCACGGTGGTCCTTGGCGTGGCCATCACGGTGGGCAACATCGCGGTGCCGCTGATCATCCGCCGCGATTTCGCTCCGCGGCGGCAGGGGACGGCCATGGGAATCTACACCGCCGCGCTGAACATCGGGTCCTTCCTGACCTCGGTCATCATGGCTCCGCTTGCGGCCGCGACGGGGTGGAGAGTTGCCTTGGCCAGTGTTGCCGTCCTGGCCGTCGCCGCCGTGGTGGTGTGGGTCCTGGCGGTGGGACCGCGGACGGCATTCCTGGCTGAGGCTGAGGATGGCGGGGACGCGCCACTCGCGAGGGTGGGGGGTTCCGGCTGGATCACGTTCGGGCTTACGGCCGGGTTCGGTGGCCAGGCGTTCTCCTACTACGGAGTCACGGCGTGGCTGCCCAGCTACCTGCACGACGAGCTGGGCATGAGCGCCGCAGAGGCCGGAGCCGCCTCCTCGATCTTCCAGATCCTCGCCATAGTGGGCGGGCTCGGCGTGCCATTTGCAGCCAAATATATGAGCACGACGGCGGTGGCGGTCACCCTGGGTGCCTTGTGGCTTCCCGTTCCGGTGGGGCTGCTTCTCGCGCCGCAGTTGTGGTGGCTGTGGTCAACGTCCGGCGGCATCGCCCAGGGCGGCGGCATCACGTTGATCTTCATCGCCATCATCAAGCTGGCCCGCGACCAGGCCTCCGCCGGGCGGATGTCCGCCACCGTCCAGGGCCTGGGCTACTGCCTCGGAGCGGTGGCCCCGCCGCTGGTGGGCTTCGTGCACGACAGCGCGGAGTCGTGGACCCCCGCGTTGCTGGTCATCCTGGTTTCGGTGCTGACCTTCTTCGTCAGCACCACCCTCTCTGTGCGGAAGGTGCCTAAAGGCCGCTAA
- a CDS encoding TAXI family TRAP transporter solute-binding subunit — protein MLKSALAVGLGALLPPSLVACTGGDRPETLVVAGGEPGGFYLEFSTLLAAALERHGVAAHARAVATGGSLDNIAELQAGRAAFAVALADAAVQPGAGAEIAAIGKVYENYVHCVVRKDSGIRDISGLAGRRVAVGQPGSGTSLTTPRLLQAAGLGTSADAAAPAAGTAAVENLGLNDGIAALKAGTVDALFWSGGVPTAAIATAQQEVALGLLDLSGLLPELRRRYGGMYDRVLIPEGSYPGVPAVWTVGAPNLLLCRRDLDNATVERTVQLLVHNAGELIPQSTLGVQFLSAESLINTAGVPLHAAAADAYRTLHG, from the coding sequence GTGCTGAAGTCAGCCCTCGCCGTCGGACTCGGAGCGTTGCTGCCGCCCTCCCTCGTTGCCTGTACCGGCGGGGACCGGCCCGAGACCCTGGTGGTGGCCGGCGGCGAACCGGGCGGGTTCTACCTGGAGTTCTCAACGTTGCTGGCCGCCGCGCTGGAGCGCCACGGCGTTGCCGCGCACGCGCGGGCGGTGGCCACGGGCGGAAGCCTGGACAATATCGCCGAACTGCAGGCCGGGCGGGCCGCCTTTGCCGTAGCCCTGGCCGACGCCGCCGTCCAGCCGGGCGCTGGAGCGGAGATCGCCGCCATTGGGAAGGTGTACGAAAACTACGTCCACTGCGTGGTGCGGAAGGACAGCGGCATCCGGGACATCTCCGGGTTGGCAGGACGCCGGGTTGCGGTTGGCCAGCCGGGATCGGGCACGTCCCTGACCACTCCCCGGCTGCTCCAGGCAGCAGGCCTGGGCACCTCGGCGGATGCCGCTGCGCCCGCTGCCGGGACTGCCGCCGTCGAGAACCTTGGCCTCAATGACGGGATCGCCGCCCTTAAAGCTGGAACGGTTGATGCCCTGTTCTGGTCCGGCGGGGTTCCCACGGCTGCCATCGCGACGGCCCAGCAGGAGGTGGCACTTGGACTGCTGGACTTGTCGGGTCTGCTGCCGGAACTGCGCCGACGATATGGCGGCATGTACGACCGCGTCCTGATCCCGGAAGGCAGCTATCCCGGTGTTCCGGCAGTGTGGACGGTGGGAGCACCCAACTTGCTCCTGTGCCGCCGGGACCTGGACAACGCCACCGTGGAGCGGACGGTGCAGCTGCTGGTGCACAACGCCGGGGAGCTGATTCCGCAGTCAACCCTGGGCGTTCAGTTCCTTAGCGCGGAGAGCCTCATCAACACCGCCGGCGTCCCCCTGCACGCCGCCGCCGCGGACGCGTACCGGACGCTGCACGGCTAG
- the aceB gene encoding malate synthase A, producing the protein MNSFTDSFTINGITLTAQPICRQDEVLTPDALTFIAKLHRATASRRQELLQARRTRRADIAAGADPRFLRETEHIRNDPSWRVAPPAPGLEDRRVEITGPVDKKMTINALNSGAKVWLADMEDSSTPTWRNVIKGQLNLTDALERRIDFTSEEGKEYKLRPAGDLPTIVVRPRGWHLPEKHMLIDGQPVAGGIVDFGLFFFHNARRLLAQGKGPYFYLPKIENHLEARLWNDIFILAQDLLGIPQGTIRATVLIETITAAFEMEEILYELRDHAAGLNAGRWDYIFSIIKNFRTRGPRFVMPDRSQVTMTAPFMRAYTEQLVRACHKRGAMAIGGMAAAVPNRKDPEANANALEKVCADKTREANDGFDGSWVAHPDLVPICREVFDGVLGDRPNQLGKLREDVTPDDRALIDIASLHGTITEQGIRNNIEVGIRYIESWLRGNGAVAIHNLMEDAATAEISRSQLWQWIYARAITDHGEIVSHEWVEELLDEEFARLERFDGDRFEDARDIFEEVTLATEFPSFLTLPAYARYLTEAREKATVEELAAA; encoded by the coding sequence ATGAACAGCTTCACCGATAGCTTCACGATCAATGGCATTACCCTGACCGCGCAGCCGATTTGCCGGCAGGACGAAGTACTTACCCCGGACGCTCTGACGTTCATCGCGAAGCTGCACCGGGCCACTGCCAGCCGCCGGCAGGAGCTGCTGCAGGCACGGCGCACGCGGCGGGCTGACATCGCTGCCGGCGCCGATCCGCGGTTCCTCCGGGAGACCGAGCACATCCGGAATGACCCGTCCTGGCGGGTCGCTCCCCCGGCACCTGGCCTCGAGGACCGCCGGGTGGAAATCACGGGCCCTGTGGACAAGAAGATGACCATCAACGCCCTGAACTCCGGAGCCAAGGTGTGGCTCGCGGACATGGAGGACTCCTCCACCCCGACATGGCGCAACGTCATCAAGGGCCAGCTGAATCTCACCGATGCGCTGGAGCGCCGGATCGACTTCACCAGCGAAGAGGGAAAGGAATACAAGCTCCGCCCGGCCGGCGACCTGCCCACCATCGTGGTCCGGCCCCGCGGCTGGCACCTGCCGGAGAAGCACATGCTGATCGACGGCCAGCCGGTCGCCGGCGGCATCGTGGACTTCGGCTTGTTCTTCTTCCACAACGCCCGCCGCCTTCTGGCCCAGGGCAAGGGCCCGTACTTCTACCTGCCCAAGATCGAGAACCACCTCGAAGCCCGGCTGTGGAACGACATCTTCATCCTGGCCCAGGACTTGCTCGGCATCCCGCAGGGCACCATCCGCGCAACGGTGCTGATCGAAACCATCACCGCCGCGTTCGAAATGGAGGAGATCCTCTACGAGCTGCGCGACCACGCCGCGGGCCTGAACGCCGGCCGCTGGGACTACATCTTCTCCATCATCAAGAACTTCCGCACCCGCGGCCCCCGCTTCGTGATGCCGGACCGCAGCCAGGTGACCATGACGGCCCCCTTCATGCGCGCCTACACCGAACAGCTGGTCCGGGCCTGCCACAAGCGCGGCGCCATGGCCATCGGCGGTATGGCTGCAGCCGTGCCCAACCGCAAGGACCCCGAAGCCAACGCCAACGCCCTCGAGAAGGTCTGCGCTGACAAGACCCGCGAGGCCAATGATGGCTTCGACGGCTCCTGGGTGGCCCACCCGGACCTGGTGCCCATCTGCCGTGAGGTGTTCGACGGCGTCCTCGGCGACCGCCCCAACCAGCTCGGCAAGCTCCGCGAGGACGTCACCCCTGACGACCGTGCCCTCATCGATATTGCTTCCCTGCACGGCACCATCACCGAACAGGGCATTCGGAACAACATCGAAGTGGGGATCCGCTACATCGAGTCCTGGCTGCGCGGCAACGGCGCGGTGGCCATCCACAACCTCATGGAGGACGCCGCCACCGCCGAGATCTCCCGGTCCCAGCTGTGGCAGTGGATCTATGCCCGGGCCATCACGGACCACGGCGAGATCGTCAGCCACGAGTGGGTGGAGGAACTGCTGGACGAGGAATTCGCCCGGCTGGAACGCTTCGACGGCGACCGGTTCGAGGACGCCCGGGACATCTTCGAGGAAGTCACCCTCGCCACCGAGTTCCCGTCCTTCCTCACGCTTCCCGCCTATGCCCGCTACCTGACCGAGGCCCGCGAGAAGGCAACGGTTGAGGAGCTGGCTGCGGCCTGA
- a CDS encoding D-2-hydroxyacid dehydrogenase family protein — protein MTHRLAILDDYQDVAHGFADFAALEAEGVTVTSYREPFASRDALVSALADTTMVIAMRERTAFPREVFEKLPGLELLVTTGMANAAIDVAAAAEHGVTVCGTPGSPTAAPELTWALLLAIARHLPAEENSLRAGTWQSTVGVELAGKTLGIVGLGKIGRRVATYGQAFGMDVVAWSQNLTADAAKEAGARLVSKEELFTVADVATLHLRLSPRSENTVGEAELRLLGPDGILVNTARGPLVDQESLIKALNEGWIRGAALDVFDQEPLQAGHPLLAAPNTVLSPHLGYVTQESYRQFYGGALEDITAWLAGSPIRTITA, from the coding sequence ATGACGCACCGCTTGGCCATCCTCGACGACTACCAGGACGTAGCCCACGGCTTCGCCGACTTCGCGGCCTTGGAGGCGGAGGGGGTCACCGTGACCTCCTACCGCGAGCCTTTCGCTTCCCGGGACGCCCTGGTTTCGGCGCTGGCGGACACCACCATGGTGATTGCGATGCGTGAGCGGACGGCGTTCCCGCGCGAGGTGTTTGAGAAGCTTCCAGGGCTTGAGCTGCTGGTCACCACCGGAATGGCGAACGCCGCCATCGACGTGGCAGCCGCGGCCGAGCACGGAGTAACGGTGTGCGGCACGCCCGGTTCGCCCACGGCAGCGCCGGAACTGACCTGGGCCCTGCTGCTGGCCATCGCCCGGCACCTTCCAGCGGAGGAGAACTCCCTCCGGGCCGGAACGTGGCAGTCGACTGTTGGTGTGGAGCTGGCCGGAAAGACGCTGGGGATCGTGGGGCTGGGCAAGATCGGACGGCGGGTGGCCACCTACGGGCAGGCCTTCGGCATGGATGTGGTGGCGTGGAGCCAGAATCTCACTGCGGACGCGGCCAAGGAGGCCGGTGCCCGGCTGGTGTCCAAGGAGGAGCTCTTCACGGTTGCCGACGTGGCCACCCTCCACCTGCGGCTCTCCCCACGCTCGGAGAACACGGTGGGCGAGGCAGAGCTGCGGCTGCTGGGGCCTGACGGCATCCTGGTGAACACCGCCCGCGGGCCGCTCGTGGATCAGGAGTCGCTGATCAAAGCGCTGAATGAGGGGTGGATCCGGGGCGCCGCCTTGGACGTCTTCGACCAGGAACCCCTGCAGGCCGGGCACCCGCTCCTGGCTGCGCCCAACACCGTGCTCTCCCCCCACCTGGGCTACGTCACCCAGGAAAGCTACCGACAGTTTTACGGCGGCGCCCTTGAGGACATCACCGCCTGGCTGGCCGGCTCCCCCATCCGAACCATCACCGCCTGA
- a CDS encoding GNAT family N-acetyltransferase, giving the protein MTHTIRRATADDAGALAALAAVTFPLACPPSSSPADIAAHLANTLSEEHFKGYLADPDTTVLVVDADGQLNGYSLLVDRPATDPDVASVLTLLPSVEISKCYVHPDYHGLGAAAELMHASLQAAAACGGSGTWLGVNSQNARAIRFYEKSGFRKVGTKSFRLGSTVEHDFVLERSLP; this is encoded by the coding sequence ATGACCCACACCATCCGCAGGGCAACAGCGGACGACGCCGGCGCGTTGGCTGCGCTGGCGGCCGTCACCTTTCCGCTGGCCTGCCCGCCGTCGTCGTCACCTGCCGACATTGCCGCCCACCTGGCCAACACGCTGAGCGAGGAACACTTCAAGGGGTACCTTGCGGACCCGGACACCACCGTCCTGGTCGTCGATGCCGACGGCCAGCTCAATGGCTACAGCCTGCTGGTGGACCGGCCCGCAACGGATCCCGATGTGGCCTCTGTCCTGACCCTGCTGCCGTCCGTGGAAATCAGCAAGTGCTACGTCCACCCGGACTACCACGGCCTGGGCGCGGCCGCCGAACTCATGCACGCCAGCCTCCAGGCCGCTGCAGCATGCGGCGGTTCCGGAACCTGGTTGGGCGTGAACAGCCAGAACGCCCGAGCCATCCGGTTCTACGAAAAATCCGGTTTCCGCAAGGTGGGCACCAAGTCGTTCCGGCTGGGCAGCACTGTTGAACATGACTTTGTGCTGGAGCGCTCCCTGCCCTGA
- the aceA gene encoding isocitrate lyase, whose product MTAAFEPTQQTPEEQAAALELEWAANPRWEGVTRDYSASDVVRLRGRVSEEHTLARRGSEKLWKQLTEEQKTGGYTNALGALTGNQAVQQVKAGLRAIYLSGWQVAADANNSGHTYPDQSLYPANSVPTVVRRINNALLRADQIEFSEGIQTVEDWLVPIVADAEAGFGGPLNAYELMKSMIQAGASGVHWEDQLASEKKCGHLGGKVLIPTQQHVRTLNAARLAADVAGTPTVVIARTDAEAATLITSDVDERDQEFITGERTAEGFYKVRNGIEPCIARAKAYAPYSDLIWMETGTPDLELARKFAESVKAEFPDQMLSYNCSPSFNWRKHLDDDTIAKFQRELGAMGFTFQFITLAGFHALNYSMFDLAHGYAREGMSAYVELQEKEFASESRGYTATKHQREVGTGYFDSISTALNPNASTLALVGSTEEGQFH is encoded by the coding sequence ATGACTGCAGCATTTGAGCCCACCCAGCAGACGCCCGAAGAGCAGGCCGCCGCCCTGGAGCTCGAGTGGGCCGCCAACCCCCGCTGGGAAGGTGTGACCCGGGACTACTCAGCTTCCGACGTCGTCCGCCTCCGCGGCCGCGTCTCCGAAGAGCACACCCTGGCCCGGCGGGGTTCGGAGAAGCTGTGGAAGCAGCTCACCGAAGAGCAGAAGACCGGCGGCTACACCAACGCCCTGGGCGCCCTCACCGGCAACCAGGCCGTGCAGCAGGTCAAGGCCGGCCTCCGCGCCATCTACCTCTCCGGCTGGCAGGTTGCAGCGGACGCCAACAACTCGGGCCACACCTACCCGGACCAGTCCCTCTACCCGGCCAACTCGGTCCCCACCGTGGTCCGTCGCATCAACAACGCCCTGCTCCGTGCCGACCAGATCGAGTTCTCCGAGGGCATCCAGACCGTTGAGGACTGGCTGGTCCCGATCGTTGCAGACGCCGAGGCCGGCTTCGGCGGCCCACTGAACGCGTACGAGCTCATGAAGTCCATGATCCAGGCCGGCGCCTCAGGTGTTCACTGGGAAGACCAGCTGGCATCCGAAAAGAAGTGCGGCCACTTGGGCGGCAAGGTGCTCATCCCCACCCAGCAACACGTGCGCACCCTGAACGCCGCCCGCCTGGCAGCTGACGTCGCCGGCACCCCCACCGTCGTCATCGCCCGCACCGACGCCGAGGCAGCCACCCTCATCACCTCCGACGTCGACGAGCGGGACCAGGAATTCATCACCGGCGAGCGCACCGCGGAGGGCTTCTACAAGGTCCGCAACGGCATCGAACCCTGCATCGCCCGCGCCAAGGCCTACGCCCCGTACTCCGACCTCATCTGGATGGAAACGGGCACCCCGGACCTGGAACTGGCCCGCAAGTTCGCCGAATCGGTCAAGGCCGAGTTCCCGGACCAAATGCTTTCCTACAACTGCTCGCCGTCCTTCAACTGGCGCAAGCACCTGGACGACGACACCATCGCCAAGTTCCAGCGCGAGCTCGGCGCCATGGGCTTCACGTTCCAGTTCATCACCCTGGCCGGCTTCCACGCCCTGAACTACTCGATGTTCGACCTCGCCCACGGCTACGCCCGGGAAGGCATGAGCGCCTACGTCGAACTCCAGGAAAAGGAATTCGCCTCCGAGTCCCGCGGCTACACCGCAACCAAGCACCAGCGCGAAGTCGGCACCGGCTACTTCGACAGCATCTCCACGGCGCTCAACCCGAACGCCTCCACCCTCGCATTGGTCGGATCGACCGAAGAGGGCCAGTTCCACTAA
- a CDS encoding helix-turn-helix transcriptional regulator: MHFFTYSSEMSPSSWNRDVSQPPSTAAAELDVIALGRRVRHLRKQAGLTLDDLSAAVGTAPSQLSLIENGKREPKLTLLQHLAAALNVTIDQLLGAEPPSRRAALEIELERYQRGPLYESLDLPKIRISSRLPLDVLEAQVGLLHELERKMNEQVATPEEARRANGELRAMMRERGNYFPEYEAEAQKVLKEVGYTTGPLSQHVIADIAAHLGFTLHHVGDLPHSTRSVTDLKNRKIYLTQSQRQDHDPRSVLLQALGHYVLGHETPKNYGDFLAQRVATNYFAAALLLPEQATVEFLQKAKAAKEIAVEDIRDAFAVSYETAAHRFTNLATKHLGITTHFQKTHQSGIIYKAYENDGVNFPQDHTGAIEGQPSCKAWTSRAVFDVPDKFSAYSQYTDTPSGTYWCTARTERSPSGEFSLSIGVPYQHVKWFRGRETSARATSNCPDPTCCKRPPAELTNQWAGNAWPSARAHSHLLAAMPPGAFPGVDETEVYSFLQAHSGS, encoded by the coding sequence ATGCACTTCTTCACGTATTCTTCAGAAATGTCGCCTTCAAGTTGGAACAGAGACGTTTCCCAGCCTCCGTCCACCGCCGCAGCGGAACTGGACGTTATCGCCCTGGGCCGCCGGGTCCGCCATCTGCGCAAACAAGCCGGGCTCACGCTCGATGACCTGAGCGCCGCCGTCGGCACCGCGCCCAGCCAGCTAAGCCTGATTGAAAACGGCAAGCGCGAGCCCAAGCTGACGCTGCTCCAGCACCTTGCTGCAGCGCTGAACGTCACCATCGACCAGCTGCTCGGCGCTGAGCCACCCAGCCGCCGGGCCGCCCTTGAGATCGAGCTGGAACGGTACCAGCGGGGGCCGCTGTACGAGTCCCTGGACCTGCCCAAGATCCGCATCAGCTCGCGGCTGCCGCTGGATGTCCTGGAGGCCCAGGTGGGGCTGCTGCATGAGCTGGAACGCAAGATGAATGAGCAGGTGGCCACCCCCGAGGAGGCACGCCGCGCCAATGGTGAGCTGCGGGCGATGATGCGGGAACGGGGCAACTACTTTCCTGAGTACGAGGCCGAGGCACAAAAGGTCCTCAAGGAGGTGGGCTACACCACCGGTCCGCTGAGCCAGCACGTCATTGCGGATATCGCCGCGCACCTCGGTTTCACCCTGCACCACGTGGGGGATCTGCCGCATTCCACCCGTTCAGTGACGGATTTGAAGAACCGCAAAATTTACCTGACGCAGAGCCAGCGGCAGGACCATGACCCCCGCTCGGTGTTGCTGCAGGCGCTGGGGCACTACGTCCTGGGCCACGAGACGCCCAAGAACTACGGCGACTTCCTTGCGCAGCGGGTGGCCACCAACTATTTCGCCGCCGCACTATTGCTGCCCGAGCAGGCCACCGTCGAATTTCTGCAGAAAGCCAAGGCGGCCAAGGAAATCGCGGTGGAAGACATCCGGGATGCCTTCGCCGTTTCCTACGAGACCGCGGCGCACCGCTTCACCAACCTGGCCACGAAGCACCTGGGCATCACCACGCACTTCCAGAAGACACACCAAAGCGGCATCATCTACAAGGCCTACGAGAATGACGGTGTGAACTTCCCCCAGGACCACACCGGCGCCATCGAGGGGCAGCCGTCGTGCAAGGCCTGGACGTCACGGGCAGTCTTCGATGTGCCGGACAAGTTCAGTGCCTACAGCCAGTACACCGATACGCCGTCCGGGACCTACTGGTGCACCGCGCGCACTGAGCGTTCCCCCAGCGGTGAATTCTCGCTCAGCATCGGGGTGCCGTACCAGCACGTGAAGTGGTTCCGTGGCCGCGAAACCAGCGCCCGCGCCACCTCCAACTGCCCCGACCCCACCTGCTGCAAGCGGCCGCCGGCCGAACTGACCAACCAGTGGGCAGGCAACGCCTGGCCGTCGGCACGTGCCCACTCGCATCTGCTGGCTGCGATGCCTCCCGGAGCCTTTCCCGGCGTGGACGAGACTGAGGTGTACAGCTTCCTGCAGGCCCACTCGGGGAGTTAG
- a CDS encoding response regulator transcription factor: MDVLIVEDDDAMAGALTAAVESAGHHPQRLARGADALLSHRNFQVILLDLGLPDMDGLEVLRKLRQVTDVPILILTARDDERSVVLGLRSGADDYLVKPVKLVELLARIEAVTRRAGRAGGTPQEDIIVLDDLAIDFNRHAASKGGLPLPLTATEFELLALLARHAGSVVTREQILDALWGDAFLASSRSLDVHLTGLRAKLQKPGFIINVRGVGYRVEAAGA; encoded by the coding sequence ATGGACGTGCTGATCGTCGAGGACGACGACGCCATGGCCGGCGCCCTTACCGCCGCCGTCGAAAGCGCCGGGCACCACCCGCAGCGGCTCGCCCGGGGCGCGGACGCACTGCTGTCGCACCGGAACTTCCAGGTGATTCTCCTGGACCTGGGCCTGCCGGACATGGACGGACTGGAGGTCCTGCGCAAGCTCCGGCAGGTCACCGATGTGCCCATCCTGATCCTGACTGCCCGCGACGACGAACGCAGCGTGGTGCTCGGGCTCCGTTCCGGCGCGGACGACTATCTGGTCAAGCCGGTCAAGCTGGTGGAACTGCTGGCCCGGATCGAGGCGGTGACCCGGCGGGCGGGGCGCGCGGGCGGCACCCCGCAGGAAGACATCATCGTGCTGGACGACCTCGCCATCGACTTCAACCGGCACGCGGCTTCCAAGGGCGGGCTGCCCCTGCCCCTCACCGCCACGGAATTCGAACTCCTGGCCCTGCTGGCACGGCACGCCGGTTCGGTGGTCACCCGCGAACAAATCCTGGACGCACTGTGGGGCGATGCCTTCCTGGCATCATCCCGTTCCCTGGACGTCCACCTCACAGGGCTGCGGGCCAAACTGCAGAAGCCCGGCTTCATCATCAACGTTCGCGGCGTGGGCTACCGGGTGGAGGCGGCCGGCGCATGA
- a CDS encoding sensor histidine kinase, with the protein MRLRVLGVLSVLCLVVVFLISGTILTSASRELTQELQINRAASLNRLAQVAFDAAGDGDTVRLQREMDTYSGLYGEGIVVRVQAATLASGGLSADRADVQNALSLARLNVSGTSLEPLEPFASGSRVIFRPFGSASQVLGAVVLDVHADTAQQKLRERWLGVGVAAVALATILLVGAARVTGWVLRPVLRLDSAVHELERTGRMERLPEDGPPELRELSRSFTAMARTVSASMAAQRQLIADTSHQLRNPVGALRLRLDLLQLELKTAREHDAAERAVAELDRVEEILDGVLKLAAAEHRASEGYLRAAGSTPQQPPAQPVDPYPVLQGEIERAAPLAEQAGSTLALSDPPQPPVLVACHPAELAQMAGELLNNAIKYAPGATVTGAVRREQDVVVVEISDDGPGLSAAERASAATRFWRSPRHSSVPGTGLGMTIVGELAAANGGRLVLAEGTPQGLSARIEFPVLPAGRVDPSSEGSGTRA; encoded by the coding sequence ATGAGGCTGCGGGTCCTGGGTGTGCTCAGCGTGCTCTGCCTGGTGGTGGTCTTCCTCATTTCGGGCACCATCCTCACGTCGGCATCCCGTGAGTTGACCCAGGAGCTGCAGATCAACCGGGCGGCCTCGCTGAACCGGCTGGCGCAGGTGGCCTTCGATGCGGCGGGCGACGGAGACACTGTGCGGCTGCAGCGGGAAATGGACACGTACTCCGGGCTTTACGGCGAGGGCATTGTGGTCCGGGTGCAGGCGGCGACCCTGGCCTCCGGGGGCCTGTCCGCCGACCGGGCGGACGTGCAGAACGCCTTGTCCCTTGCCCGGCTGAACGTGAGCGGCACGTCCCTGGAACCGCTTGAACCCTTCGCCTCCGGCTCCCGCGTCATCTTCCGGCCCTTCGGCAGTGCCAGCCAAGTCCTGGGCGCCGTGGTCCTGGACGTCCATGCGGACACGGCACAGCAGAAGCTTCGTGAGCGCTGGCTTGGGGTGGGCGTCGCCGCAGTGGCGCTGGCCACCATTCTCCTGGTGGGGGCTGCCCGCGTCACCGGCTGGGTCCTGCGGCCAGTCCTCCGCCTGGATTCGGCAGTGCATGAGCTGGAGCGGACCGGGCGCATGGAACGCCTCCCGGAGGACGGGCCACCGGAGCTGCGGGAATTGAGCCGTTCCTTCACCGCGATGGCCAGGACCGTGAGCGCCAGCATGGCGGCGCAGCGCCAGCTGATCGCGGATACCTCGCACCAGCTCCGGAATCCGGTGGGGGCGCTCCGGCTGCGGCTGGACCTGCTGCAGCTCGAGCTCAAGACGGCCCGCGAACACGATGCTGCCGAGCGTGCCGTGGCGGAGCTGGACCGGGTGGAGGAGATCCTGGACGGGGTCCTGAAGCTTGCGGCCGCGGAGCACCGGGCGTCCGAAGGGTACCTCCGGGCTGCCGGTAGTACGCCGCAGCAGCCGCCTGCCCAGCCGGTGGATCCATATCCCGTGCTTCAGGGGGAGATCGAGCGGGCAGCGCCGCTGGCGGAACAGGCAGGCTCCACGTTGGCCCTTTCCGACCCGCCGCAGCCGCCGGTGCTGGTTGCCTGCCATCCGGCGGAGCTGGCCCAGATGGCAGGCGAGCTTCTCAACAACGCCATCAAGTACGCGCCCGGCGCGACGGTCACGGGGGCCGTCCGGCGGGAACAGGACGTGGTGGTTGTGGAAATTTCCGACGACGGGCCGGGGCTTTCCGCCGCAGAGCGCGCCTCTGCTGCCACCCGGTTCTGGCGGTCCCCGCGGCACTCTTCCGTTCCCGGGACCGGGCTGGGCATGACGATCGTGGGCGAGCTTGCCGCAGCCAACGGCGGACGGCTGGTCCTGGCCGAAGGCACTCCGCAGGGGTTGTCAGCGCGGATCGAATTTCCCGTGCTACCGGCTGGGCGGGTGGACCCTTCGTCCGAAGGAAGTGGTACGCGTGCCTGA